From Pseudomonas sp. stari2, a single genomic window includes:
- a CDS encoding alkaline phosphatase family protein, protein MKHTVILVVLDGLNYEVARHAMGHLQAYVGAGRAALYQLECELPALSRPLYECILTGVPPIDSGIVHNNVSRLSNQRSIYHYARDAGLKTAAAAYHWVSELYNRSPFVAARDRHTDDPTLPIQHGHFYWNDHYPDSHLFADAENLRLRHAPDFLLIHPMNIDDAGHKHGLDTPQYRNSARSADIILADYLQGWLDAGYQVLVTADHGMNNDRSHNGLLPEERQVPLFVLGDAFSLNAGAMPKQTDICGTVCELLGVPHDKPVCRELLK, encoded by the coding sequence ATGAAGCACACCGTCATCCTTGTCGTGCTCGACGGCCTCAATTACGAGGTCGCGCGTCACGCCATGGGGCATCTGCAGGCTTACGTTGGCGCAGGACGCGCCGCACTCTACCAGTTGGAGTGCGAGCTGCCGGCCCTGTCCCGACCGCTTTACGAATGCATCCTCACGGGCGTGCCACCGATCGACAGCGGCATCGTCCACAACAACGTCTCGCGCCTGTCCAACCAGCGCAGCATCTATCACTACGCACGTGATGCCGGTCTGAAAACCGCCGCTGCGGCGTACCACTGGGTCAGCGAGCTCTATAACCGCTCGCCCTTCGTGGCTGCACGAGATCGGCATACCGATGACCCGACACTGCCGATCCAGCACGGCCACTTCTACTGGAACGATCACTATCCGGACTCGCACCTGTTCGCCGACGCGGAAAACCTGCGCCTGCGCCACGCCCCGGACTTTCTGCTGATCCATCCGATGAACATCGATGACGCCGGCCACAAGCACGGCCTCGACACCCCGCAATACCGCAACAGCGCGCGCAGCGCCGACATCATCCTCGCCGACTACCTGCAAGGCTGGCTCGACGCCGGTTATCAAGTGCTGGTGACTGCCGACCACGGCATGAACAACGACCGCTCGCACAACGGCCTGCTGCCGGAAGAACGCCAGGTGCCGTTGTTCGTACTCGGTGACGCCTTCAGCCTGAACGCCGGCGCCATGCCGAAGCAGACCGACATCTGCGGCACCGTCTGCGAACTGCTCGGCGTACCCCACGACAAACCTGTGTGCCGGGAGTTGCTCAAGTGA
- a CDS encoding ABC transporter permease translates to MSRAESGPAGVYHRVVVYLLFAILLLPLLGTLIYSIASSWSATVLPSGFTFKWYIQLWSDPRFLHAFGQSLLVCVGALILSVVLILPLLFVVHYHFPKLDALMNILILLPFAVPPVVSSVGLLQLYGSGPFAMVGTPWILIGCYFTVALPFMYRAITNNLQAINLRDLMDAAQLLGASTFQAAFLVVLPNLRKGLMVALLLSFSFLFGEFVFANILVGTRYETLQVYLNNMRNSSGHFTSALVISYFFFVLVLTWVANILNKDKSE, encoded by the coding sequence ATGTCTCGCGCTGAATCCGGCCCGGCCGGCGTCTACCACCGCGTCGTGGTCTACCTGCTGTTCGCCATTCTGCTGCTGCCGCTGCTTGGCACTCTGATCTATTCGATCGCCAGCAGCTGGTCGGCCACCGTGCTGCCCAGCGGCTTCACCTTCAAGTGGTACATCCAGTTGTGGAGCGACCCGCGCTTCCTGCACGCCTTCGGCCAATCGTTGCTGGTGTGCGTCGGCGCGCTGATCCTCTCGGTGGTGCTGATCCTGCCGCTGCTGTTCGTGGTGCATTACCACTTCCCCAAACTCGATGCGCTGATGAACATCCTGATCCTGCTGCCCTTTGCGGTGCCGCCGGTGGTGTCGTCGGTGGGTCTGTTGCAGCTCTATGGTTCCGGGCCGTTCGCGATGGTCGGCACGCCGTGGATCCTGATCGGTTGCTACTTCACCGTAGCGCTGCCGTTCATGTACAGGGCGATCACCAACAACCTGCAAGCGATCAACCTGCGCGACCTGATGGACGCCGCCCAACTGCTCGGCGCCAGCACTTTTCAGGCAGCTTTTCTGGTAGTCCTGCCGAATCTGCGCAAAGGCCTGATGGTCGCGTTGCTGCTGTCGTTCTCGTTCCTGTTCGGTGAGTTCGTGTTCGCCAACATCCTGGTCGGCACCCGCTACGAAACCCTGCAGGTTTACCTCAACAACATGCGCAACAGCAGCGGCCACTTCACCAGTGCGCTGGTGATCTCCTACTTCTTTTTCGTGCTGGTCCTGACCTGGGTCGCCAACATCTTGAACAAGGACAAAAGCGAATGA
- a CDS encoding ABC transporter substrate-binding protein, whose amino-acid sequence MKQLFLATLLGSTIAMCTAAMAADDLKTLEAAAKAEGAVNSVGMPDDWANWKGTWEDLAKTYGLKHIDTDMSSAQEIAKFAAEKDNATADIGDVGAAFGPIAVKQGVVQPYKPTTWDQVPAWAKDKDGNWALAYTGTIAFIVNKKLLHGSEVPTKWADLKGGKYKVSIGDVSTAAQAANGVLAAALANGGDEKNLQPALLLFADIAKQGRLSMANPTIATMEKGEIEVGVVWDFNGLSYKAKMANPDDYVVLIPSDGSVISGYTTIINKYAKNPNAAKLTREYIFSDAGQTNLARGNARPIRAEHLQLPEDVKAKLLPNEQYKKVTPIKDADAWEKTSKALPQKWNEEVIVEMK is encoded by the coding sequence ATGAAACAGCTTTTCCTGGCAACACTGTTAGGCTCGACCATTGCCATGTGCACAGCCGCCATGGCGGCTGATGATCTGAAAACCCTCGAAGCCGCTGCGAAAGCGGAAGGCGCCGTCAACAGCGTCGGCATGCCCGATGACTGGGCCAACTGGAAAGGCACCTGGGAAGACCTGGCCAAGACCTACGGCCTGAAACACATTGACACCGACATGAGCTCGGCCCAGGAAATCGCCAAGTTCGCCGCCGAGAAAGACAACGCCACCGCCGACATCGGCGACGTTGGCGCGGCTTTCGGCCCGATCGCGGTCAAGCAAGGCGTGGTGCAACCGTACAAGCCAACCACCTGGGATCAGGTTCCGGCCTGGGCCAAGGACAAGGACGGTAACTGGGCACTGGCCTACACCGGCACCATCGCTTTCATCGTCAACAAGAAGCTGCTGCACGGCTCCGAAGTTCCGACCAAATGGGCTGACCTCAAGGGCGGCAAATACAAGGTCTCCATCGGTGACGTGAGCACCGCTGCACAAGCTGCCAACGGTGTGCTCGCCGCTGCGCTGGCCAACGGCGGCGACGAGAAAAACCTCCAGCCTGCCCTGCTGCTGTTCGCAGACATCGCCAAGCAGGGTCGCCTGTCGATGGCCAACCCGACCATCGCCACCATGGAAAAAGGCGAGATCGAAGTCGGCGTGGTCTGGGACTTCAACGGCCTGAGCTACAAGGCCAAGATGGCCAACCCGGATGACTACGTGGTGCTGATCCCGTCCGACGGCTCGGTGATTTCCGGCTACACCACCATCATCAACAAATACGCGAAGAACCCGAACGCCGCCAAGCTGACCCGCGAATACATCTTCAGCGACGCTGGCCAGACCAACCTCGCCCGCGGCAATGCCCGTCCGATCCGCGCCGAGCATCTGCAACTGCCGGAAGACGTGAAAGCCAAACTGCTGCCGAACGAGCAGTACAAGAAGGTCACGCCGATCAAGGACGCCGATGCGTGGGAAAAAACCTCCAAGGCCCTGCCGCAAAAGTGGAACGAAGAAGTCATCGTAGAAATGAAGTGA
- a CDS encoding ABC transporter permease subunit, translating into MTRGKWLAALCLVPFALFFIVFEIAPLIWVMINSLQSEEFGWGFANFSRIFSSKFYLQAIQYSLEISFWSSVFGIIIAVLGAYSLRRVDSKLRNFVNAFANMTSNFAGVPLAFAFIILLGFNGSITIMLKQAGIIEDFNLYSKTGLIILYTYFQIPLGVLLLYPAFDALREDWRESAALLGADGWQFWRHIGLPVLTPALLGTFVILLANALGAYATVYALTTGNFNVLPIRIAAMVSGDISLDPNLASALAVVLVALMTLVTVVHQLLLKRSYHVSR; encoded by the coding sequence ATGACTCGCGGCAAATGGCTGGCCGCCCTGTGCCTGGTGCCTTTCGCGCTGTTCTTTATCGTGTTCGAAATCGCCCCGCTGATCTGGGTGATGATCAACAGCCTGCAATCGGAAGAATTCGGTTGGGGCTTCGCCAACTTCAGCAGGATCTTCAGCTCGAAGTTCTATCTGCAGGCGATCCAGTACAGCCTCGAAATCAGTTTCTGGTCGAGTGTGTTCGGGATCATCATCGCGGTGCTGGGTGCGTACTCCCTGCGTCGGGTCGATTCGAAACTGCGCAACTTCGTCAACGCCTTCGCCAACATGACCAGCAACTTCGCCGGCGTGCCGCTGGCGTTTGCGTTCATCATCCTGCTCGGCTTCAACGGCAGCATCACGATCATGTTGAAGCAGGCCGGAATCATCGAGGACTTCAACCTTTATTCGAAAACCGGGCTGATCATCCTCTACACGTACTTCCAGATTCCCCTTGGAGTCCTGCTGTTGTACCCGGCGTTCGATGCTTTGCGCGAAGACTGGCGCGAATCTGCGGCGCTGCTGGGTGCTGACGGCTGGCAGTTCTGGCGCCATATCGGCCTGCCAGTGTTGACCCCGGCCCTGCTCGGCACCTTCGTGATCCTGCTGGCCAACGCCCTTGGCGCCTATGCCACGGTCTACGCGTTGACTACCGGCAACTTCAACGTGCTGCCGATCCGCATTGCGGCGATGGTGTCCGGTGACATTTCCCTCGATCCGAACCTGGCCAGCGCCCTGGCCGTGGTACTGGTGGCGCTGATGACCCTGGTGACCGTCGTGCATCAACTGCTGTTGAAGAGGAGCTACCATGTCTCGCGCTGA
- a CDS encoding ABC transporter ATP-binding protein — MSYVSVQHLQKNYAGTTVFSDINCEIQKGEFVTLLGPSGCGKSTLLRCIAGLTPVDGGKILLDGVDIVPLTPQKRGIGMVFQSYALFPNMTVEQNVAFGLRMQKVNPDDSHKRVTEALKLVELNDFASRYPHQLSGGQCQRVALARSLVTRPRLLLLDEPLSALDARIRKHLREQIRQIQRELGLTTIFVTHDQEEALTMSDRIFLMNQGKIVQSGDAETLYTAPVDVFAAGFIGNYNLLDAESASKLLQRPISHRIAIRPEAIELSLNGELDAQIRSHSLLGNVIRYRIEARGVELVVDVLNRSAADLHPDGQRLALSIDPTALCEVA, encoded by the coding sequence ATGAGCTATGTCAGCGTCCAACATCTTCAGAAAAACTATGCGGGCACCACGGTGTTCAGCGACATCAACTGCGAGATCCAGAAGGGTGAATTTGTCACCCTGCTCGGCCCGTCCGGTTGCGGCAAATCCACCCTGCTGCGCTGCATCGCCGGCCTGACGCCAGTGGATGGCGGCAAAATCCTGCTCGATGGCGTCGACATCGTGCCGCTCACCCCGCAGAAACGCGGGATCGGCATGGTGTTCCAGAGCTATGCGTTGTTTCCCAACATGACCGTGGAGCAGAACGTCGCCTTTGGTCTGCGCATGCAGAAGGTCAATCCGGACGACAGCCACAAGCGTGTCACCGAGGCGTTAAAACTGGTTGAGCTCAACGACTTCGCCAGTCGTTATCCGCATCAGCTCTCCGGCGGTCAGTGCCAGCGTGTCGCCCTCGCCCGCTCTTTGGTCACCCGTCCGCGTCTGTTGTTGCTGGATGAACCGCTGTCGGCCCTCGATGCACGGATTCGCAAACACCTGCGCGAACAGATCCGTCAGATCCAGCGCGAGCTCGGCCTGACCACGATTTTCGTCACCCACGATCAGGAAGAAGCCCTGACCATGTCTGACCGGATTTTCCTGATGAATCAGGGAAAGATCGTACAAAGCGGCGACGCCGAAACCCTCTACACCGCACCGGTCGATGTGTTCGCCGCGGGTTTCATCGGCAACTACAACCTGCTGGATGCCGAGAGTGCTTCGAAGCTGTTGCAGCGACCGATCAGCCACCGCATCGCCATTCGCCCGGAGGCCATCGAACTGAGCCTGAACGGCGAACTCGATGCACAGATTCGTAGCCACAGCCTGCTGGGCAACGTGATCCGCTACCGCATCGAGGCCCGGGGCGTGGAACTGGTGGTGGATGTGCTCAACCGTTCGGCGGCGGATCTGCATCCCGACGGTCAGCGCCTGGCGCTTTCCATCGATCCGACGGCCCTGTGTGAGGTAGCCTGA
- a CDS encoding HAD family phosphatase encodes MALAIFDLDETLIHGDCATLWSEQMGRLGWVDPESFMRKNNELMDAYSHGKLRMEDYMDFSLEPLIGRTPEEVQYLVGPWVEDFIEPIIFSDATKTIAAHRKAGDRILVISASGTHLVKPIAERLGIDEVLGIELEVASGVYSGLTVGTLTYREGKITRLLEWLDAEEENLEGASFYSDSRNDLPLLLKVDYPHVVNPDPMLREQAEKAGWPIHLWK; translated from the coding sequence ATGGCCCTGGCAATTTTTGATCTGGACGAAACCCTGATCCACGGCGACTGCGCCACCCTCTGGAGCGAGCAGATGGGGCGCTTGGGCTGGGTCGATCCCGAGTCGTTCATGCGCAAGAACAACGAGCTCATGGACGCCTACAGCCACGGCAAGTTGCGCATGGAAGACTACATGGACTTCAGCCTCGAACCGCTGATCGGTCGCACCCCGGAAGAGGTGCAGTATCTGGTCGGCCCCTGGGTTGAAGACTTCATCGAGCCGATCATCTTCAGTGATGCGACCAAAACCATCGCCGCTCACCGCAAGGCCGGTGACCGGATTCTGGTGATCTCGGCCTCGGGTACGCACCTGGTCAAACCGATTGCCGAGCGACTGGGTATCGACGAAGTTCTGGGCATCGAACTGGAAGTGGCCAGTGGCGTGTACAGCGGCCTAACCGTGGGCACCCTGACCTACCGCGAAGGCAAGATCACTCGTCTGCTGGAATGGCTGGACGCCGAAGAGGAAAACCTTGAGGGCGCGAGTTTCTATTCCGACTCACGCAATGACCTGCCGCTGCTGCTGAAAGTGGATTACCCGCATGTGGTCAATCCGGATCCGATGTTGCGCGAGCAGGCCGAGAAAGCTGGCTGGCCGATCCATCTCTGGAAGTAA